One window of Kosakonia cowanii JCM 10956 = DSM 18146 genomic DNA carries:
- a CDS encoding response regulator, producing the protein MQHEPIDVLIVEDEETLAQLNAELVSKHPRLRLVGMASSLAEAKTLLSQRQPQLILLDNYLPDGKGITLISDPEIINANCSVIFITAASDMDTCSQAIRNGAFDYILKPVSWKRLSQSLERFVQFTEQQRVWKIVDQQNVDTLYQLQSKNYRQDNGSKGIEESTLALVQKLFADDEARCFSVDEVVSETGLSKTTTRRYLEHCVEAGFLAVEMQYGKIGHPRRIYRRAAA; encoded by the coding sequence ATGCAACATGAACCGATAGACGTGCTGATCGTCGAAGATGAAGAGACGCTGGCGCAGCTAAACGCTGAACTGGTGAGTAAACATCCGCGCCTGCGGCTGGTGGGGATGGCGTCATCGCTGGCGGAAGCGAAAACACTCCTTAGCCAGCGGCAGCCGCAGCTCATCCTGCTGGATAACTACCTGCCGGATGGCAAAGGCATCACGCTGATTAGCGACCCCGAGATTATCAACGCCAACTGTTCGGTGATCTTTATTACCGCCGCCAGCGATATGGACACCTGTAGCCAGGCGATCCGCAACGGTGCCTTCGACTACATTCTCAAACCGGTGTCGTGGAAGCGCTTAAGCCAGTCGCTGGAGCGCTTTGTGCAGTTCACCGAGCAGCAGCGGGTGTGGAAGATTGTTGACCAGCAGAACGTCGACACCCTCTATCAGCTACAGTCGAAAAATTACCGCCAGGATAACGGCAGCAAAGGCATTGAAGAGAGCACGCTGGCGCTGGTGCAGAAGCTATTCGCCGACGACGAGGCGCGCTGTTTTTCCGTTGATGAGGTGGTAAGCGAAACGGGACTAAGCAAAACCACCACCCGCCGCTACCTTGAACACTGTGTCGAAGCGGGCTTTCTGGCGGTGGAGATGCAGTATGGCAAGATTGGTCACCCGCGACGCATTTACCGCCGCGCGGCCGCCTGA